The following are encoded in a window of Brevibacillus sp. DP1.3A genomic DNA:
- the rimI gene encoding ribosomal protein S18-alanine N-acetyltransferase, protein MSQPIDLEYRYMTMQDVGAVAELERLAFTTPWPHDAFVNELTRNPNARYVVVAHQNRIIAYCGMWIVIDEAHITNIAVHPLYRGKKVGLALMIKMMGVAKLQGAHSMTLEVRPSNTVARNMYIKLGFKEHGRRKRYYSDNNEDAIIMWVTL, encoded by the coding sequence ATGAGTCAACCAATCGATTTGGAATATCGTTATATGACGATGCAGGACGTTGGGGCTGTGGCAGAGCTGGAGCGCTTGGCTTTTACAACTCCATGGCCGCATGATGCATTTGTCAACGAGCTGACGAGAAATCCAAATGCACGCTATGTAGTCGTCGCTCACCAAAATCGGATTATCGCTTATTGCGGTATGTGGATTGTGATCGATGAGGCACATATTACAAATATTGCCGTCCATCCATTATATCGTGGAAAAAAGGTTGGATTGGCACTGATGATCAAAATGATGGGTGTTGCCAAGCTGCAGGGTGCCCATAGCATGACGCTGGAAGTTCGACCTTCGAACACAGTTGCGCGGAACATGTATATCAAGCTCGGCTTTAAAGAGCATGGGCGGCGCAAGAGATATTATTCGGATAACAATGAGGACGCAATCATTATGTGGGTGACATTGTAA
- the tsaB gene encoding tRNA (adenosine(37)-N6)-threonylcarbamoyltransferase complex dimerization subunit type 1 TsaB gives MRVLAIDTSNLVLSVAVVEEERVLAEMTTNQQKNHSVRLMDCVSELLDATGTAPEELSGFGVANGPGSYTGVRIGVASAKSMAWSLNVPVIGVSSLEVIAMNATGFSGLIVPLFDARRGQVYTGCYRSDGMEALRAQSTEQIILLREWLPLLRDQAQGEPILFLGEDVRLHRETIVQELGNQAQFASPAFNHPRAAHIGYVALRKLQGGGNAHELVPEYLQLAEAEAKWLAQKQAGAVKE, from the coding sequence ATGCGCGTACTGGCGATTGATACATCGAATCTGGTGCTAAGTGTAGCTGTGGTAGAGGAAGAGCGGGTCTTGGCCGAAATGACGACGAACCAGCAAAAAAACCATTCCGTGCGTCTGATGGACTGCGTCAGTGAACTGCTCGATGCAACAGGAACAGCGCCAGAGGAACTCAGCGGTTTCGGGGTGGCAAACGGACCGGGCTCCTACACGGGTGTAAGAATCGGCGTTGCCTCTGCGAAAAGCATGGCTTGGTCACTGAATGTGCCAGTCATCGGTGTATCCAGCCTGGAGGTAATTGCCATGAATGCCACAGGCTTCTCTGGATTGATTGTACCGCTGTTCGATGCGCGCAGAGGTCAAGTGTATACCGGCTGTTATCGTTCCGATGGCATGGAGGCGTTGCGAGCGCAGTCCACAGAACAAATCATCCTATTGCGAGAATGGCTGCCACTGTTGAGAGATCAAGCGCAAGGAGAGCCGATCTTGTTCTTGGGTGAAGATGTAAGGCTGCATCGGGAGACGATTGTGCAAGAGCTCGGGAATCAGGCGCAATTTGCTTCTCCAGCATTCAATCACCCGCGTGCTGCCCATATCGGCTATGTGGCACTGCGCAAGCTTCAAGGCGGCGGAAATGCGCATGAACTGGTTCCGGAGTATTTGCAACTGGCAGAAGCAGAAGCGAAGTGGCTTGCCCAAAAGCAGGCGGGGGCCGTAAAGGAGTAA
- the tsaE gene encoding tRNA (adenosine(37)-N6)-threonylcarbamoyltransferase complex ATPase subunit type 1 TsaE, which translates to MSYTWRLTGAQETQRFAEQLASLLVPGDFLAMEGDLGAGKTTFTQGLAKGLEVRQVVNSPTFTIIKEYQGRLPLYHMDVYRVGDDPDSLGLDDYFFGEGVCVVEWASLIEDVLPTDRMTVFLRREGEEQRMIELVPQGNRYVKLCEEFDFDARTGD; encoded by the coding sequence ATGAGCTATACATGGAGGCTCACGGGAGCGCAGGAGACGCAGCGCTTTGCCGAGCAACTGGCAAGTCTGCTTGTACCAGGTGACTTCCTCGCGATGGAGGGAGATCTGGGAGCGGGCAAGACGACTTTTACCCAGGGGTTGGCCAAAGGACTAGAAGTCCGACAAGTAGTGAACAGTCCGACCTTTACTATCATAAAAGAATATCAGGGGCGCTTGCCGCTTTATCATATGGATGTCTACCGGGTAGGCGATGACCCAGACTCTCTTGGTCTGGACGATTACTTTTTTGGAGAAGGTGTCTGTGTAGTAGAGTGGGCCTCTTTGATCGAGGATGTCCTGCCGACAGATCGGATGACCGTCTTCCTACGTAGAGAAGGGGAGGAACAGCGGATGATCGAGCTGGTTCCTCAAGGGAATCGTTATGTGAAATTGTGTGAGGAGTTTGATTTTGATGCGCGTACTGGCGATTGA
- the thiL gene encoding thiamine-phosphate kinase produces the protein MAHDEFSLIRQWTSRSAGQEGNGLTVGIGDDAAVFSPAPEMEVVACCDAMVETVHFLKKTMNPSDIGYKAVISNVSDVAAMGGVARYALVSIAVSPQWTPDECQQIYEGIYEACQAYGVRVIGGDTVSAPDALHLSVTVLGEVEKGRAIRRSQAKPGQLVFVTGHVGTSAAGLHLLLQGETAERSVSLPWETLMDAHQRPVAQIKAGRLLLESGACSALNDVSDGLASELWEIAEASGVSILVDAATVPIHDEVREYARHVEKDPLEWAFYGGEDYQLVGTLAKSHYEAVSKQFAASGVPFTVIGEVVGKRYEPELMLQRDDQQLPLPKAGFNHFRSG, from the coding sequence GTGGCACACGACGAATTTTCCCTGATCCGGCAATGGACGAGTCGTTCTGCGGGGCAGGAAGGGAACGGTTTGACTGTCGGGATAGGGGATGATGCCGCTGTCTTCTCCCCAGCGCCAGAAATGGAAGTCGTGGCTTGTTGCGATGCGATGGTGGAGACGGTTCATTTTTTGAAGAAAACGATGAATCCTAGTGATATCGGATATAAGGCTGTTATCAGCAATGTGAGCGATGTTGCAGCGATGGGCGGGGTTGCCCGGTATGCGCTTGTCAGTATCGCGGTAAGTCCTCAATGGACGCCTGACGAATGCCAGCAAATCTATGAAGGTATTTACGAGGCTTGTCAGGCATATGGGGTTCGTGTCATTGGTGGCGATACCGTTTCTGCGCCTGATGCCCTACACCTGAGTGTTACCGTACTGGGCGAGGTGGAAAAAGGGCGTGCCATTCGTCGTTCACAGGCAAAGCCTGGGCAGCTTGTTTTTGTTACAGGGCATGTCGGAACTTCTGCAGCAGGACTACATCTTCTCCTGCAAGGCGAGACTGCTGAAAGAAGCGTTTCTTTACCTTGGGAGACATTGATGGATGCTCATCAGCGTCCCGTTGCCCAAATAAAAGCGGGCAGACTGCTCCTAGAATCAGGGGCATGCAGTGCGCTGAATGATGTAAGTGATGGACTTGCGTCTGAGCTGTGGGAGATTGCCGAGGCGAGCGGCGTATCGATTTTGGTCGATGCTGCAACGGTACCGATCCATGACGAAGTGCGGGAGTATGCACGGCACGTAGAGAAGGATCCGCTGGAATGGGCTTTTTATGGCGGTGAAGATTATCAATTGGTCGGAACGCTTGCGAAAAGTCACTACGAAGCCGTAAGCAAGCAATTTGCCGCTAGTGGTGTACCGTTTACTGTCATCGGTGAGGTGGTAGGGAAAAGGTATGAGCCAGAATTGATGCTTCAGCGCGATGATCAACAGCTCCCGTTGCCCAAAGCGGGATTCAACCATTTTAGGAGTGGATGA
- a CDS encoding SprT family protein has product MTDTELQMLVEQISSEFFAKPFRHQARFNSRLRTTGGRYLLRSHDIELNPKHLQEHGAEELIAIIKHELCHYHLHIEKRGYRHADRDFQLLLRQVGGSRYCQQVGNGRTTLPYRYELVCKACGMSYKRKRKMNPSRYRCGRCKGKLLLRELTT; this is encoded by the coding sequence ATGACCGATACGGAACTGCAAATGCTGGTAGAGCAGATATCCAGCGAATTTTTTGCCAAGCCCTTTCGCCATCAGGCCCGCTTTAACAGCAGATTGCGCACGACTGGCGGTAGGTACTTGCTGCGCTCGCATGACATTGAGTTGAATCCAAAGCATTTGCAGGAGCATGGTGCGGAGGAATTGATTGCGATCATTAAGCATGAGCTTTGCCATTATCATTTACACATAGAAAAGCGCGGGTATCGCCACGCTGATCGGGATTTTCAACTACTTCTGCGTCAGGTGGGGGGAAGCCGATACTGCCAACAGGTAGGAAACGGTCGGACGACCCTGCCTTACCGCTACGAGCTGGTATGCAAGGCATGTGGCATGAGCTACAAACGCAAACGAAAGATGAACCCGAGCCGCTATCGTTGCGGACGCTGCAAAGGAAAGCTGCTGTTGCGCGAGCTAACGACGTAA
- the cmpA gene encoding cortex morphogenetic protein CmpA codes for MPQWMRRQLQRAFNGKDVRQIRVLNSCWFLYLEKNGGRPD; via the coding sequence ATGCCACAATGGATGCGCAGGCAGTTGCAACGTGCCTTTAATGGGAAGGACGTTCGCCAAATTCGTGTGCTCAACAGTTGCTGGTTCTTATATTTAGAAAAAAATGGCGGCCGCCCTGACTGA
- a CDS encoding Tex family protein, producing MELTLMIQTIAQDTGVKPHQVERTVALLDEGNTVPFIARYRKEMTGQLDETQIRAIEERVRYLRNLSVRKEEVVRLIDEQGKLTDELRAAIERATKLQEVEDLYRPYRQKRRTRATMAKEKGLEPLANYLMSLPKTGNPEEEAKPYINPEKGVETTEQALQGAMDIVAELLSDDPEIRQWVRQRSVQKGLLLTEQKAEEADEKNIYQMYYAYSEPLKKVVPHRVLAINRGENEGILKVSIEAPVAEIVAWMQKRTIPRDTVARDLLTLTVEDAYKRLIAPSIEREVRAELTEAAEERAIHIFAENLRNLLLQPPVKGKVVLGVDPAFRTGCKLAVVDETGKLLEVAVVYPTPPANKVAEATVKVKQLIETYAVTVVAIGNGTASRETEQFIATLLKELKREVMYIIVNEAGASVYSASTLAKEEFPDLDVAERSAASIARRLQDPLAELVKIDPKSVGVGQYQHDVSQSRLADSLQFVVESAVNHVGVDVNTASPSLLQYVSGISRQVAGNIVKKRDEVGKFTERSQLKAVPRLGAKTYEQCIGFLRVMDGANPLDKTPIHPESYDATHQLLSMLGINAQEIGSENCKERVQSLDVKETAAKLGIGEPTLQDIVDSLLRPGRDPRDELPKPLLRSDVLQLSDLSVGLKLQGTVRNVVDFGAFVDIGLKNDGLVHISRLKKGFVKHPLEVVTVGDIVDVWVVEIDEKRQRVGMTMIAPTEG from the coding sequence ATGGAGCTTACGTTGATGATCCAGACAATCGCCCAAGATACGGGTGTCAAACCTCACCAGGTGGAGCGCACGGTTGCCCTCCTGGATGAAGGAAACACGGTTCCTTTTATTGCCCGCTACCGCAAAGAAATGACGGGGCAGCTAGATGAAACACAAATTCGAGCGATTGAGGAACGCGTTCGCTATTTACGCAACCTGTCAGTGCGGAAGGAAGAAGTCGTTCGGCTCATCGATGAGCAAGGCAAGCTGACGGACGAGCTGCGCGCAGCTATTGAGCGTGCGACAAAGCTGCAAGAGGTAGAGGACCTGTACCGCCCTTACCGCCAAAAACGCCGCACGCGTGCAACCATGGCCAAGGAGAAGGGACTAGAGCCACTTGCCAACTACCTCATGAGCTTACCGAAAACCGGGAATCCGGAAGAAGAAGCAAAACCATACATCAACCCGGAAAAAGGCGTAGAGACGACTGAGCAAGCTCTGCAAGGAGCAATGGACATCGTGGCGGAACTTCTGTCTGATGACCCAGAAATTCGCCAGTGGGTTCGCCAGCGCTCCGTGCAAAAAGGATTGCTTCTGACTGAGCAGAAAGCCGAAGAAGCAGACGAGAAAAATATATACCAAATGTATTACGCATATAGTGAGCCTCTGAAAAAGGTCGTTCCACATCGGGTACTGGCCATCAATCGGGGAGAAAACGAAGGCATTTTGAAGGTTTCCATTGAAGCACCTGTCGCAGAGATTGTGGCTTGGATGCAAAAACGCACCATTCCTCGTGATACAGTAGCCCGCGATCTGCTGACTTTGACAGTCGAGGACGCATATAAGCGTCTGATTGCCCCTTCTATTGAACGAGAGGTGCGCGCCGAGTTGACAGAGGCAGCCGAGGAACGTGCAATTCACATCTTTGCAGAAAACCTGCGCAATTTGCTGCTTCAACCGCCTGTAAAAGGAAAAGTCGTACTTGGCGTCGATCCGGCGTTTCGGACAGGCTGTAAGCTCGCCGTTGTAGACGAAACCGGCAAACTGCTGGAGGTTGCCGTCGTTTATCCGACCCCTCCGGCCAATAAAGTGGCTGAAGCTACAGTGAAAGTGAAGCAGTTGATCGAAACCTATGCAGTTACGGTTGTCGCGATTGGCAACGGTACTGCTTCGCGCGAGACAGAACAGTTCATTGCCACGCTACTGAAAGAGCTGAAGCGAGAGGTAATGTACATCATCGTGAACGAGGCAGGTGCATCCGTATATTCCGCATCCACCCTGGCCAAGGAAGAATTCCCGGACCTGGATGTAGCAGAGCGAAGTGCGGCCTCAATCGCGCGTCGCTTGCAGGACCCGCTCGCTGAGTTGGTCAAAATCGATCCGAAGTCCGTCGGGGTTGGTCAGTACCAGCACGATGTTTCCCAATCGAGGCTGGCAGACAGTCTGCAGTTTGTGGTTGAGTCTGCCGTAAACCATGTCGGAGTAGATGTGAATACCGCTTCTCCTTCTCTATTGCAGTATGTATCAGGGATCAGCCGTCAAGTGGCGGGGAATATCGTGAAAAAACGGGACGAGGTCGGGAAGTTCACGGAGCGCTCCCAGCTGAAGGCGGTTCCGCGCTTAGGTGCCAAAACGTACGAGCAGTGTATCGGGTTTCTCCGCGTGATGGATGGAGCGAATCCACTGGACAAAACACCGATTCACCCGGAATCGTACGATGCGACCCACCAGCTATTGTCGATGCTGGGTATTAACGCTCAGGAGATCGGCAGTGAGAACTGCAAGGAGCGCGTGCAGTCTTTGGATGTAAAAGAGACTGCTGCGAAGCTCGGGATTGGCGAGCCTACGCTGCAAGACATTGTGGACAGCCTCTTACGTCCTGGTCGCGACCCGCGTGACGAGCTGCCAAAACCACTCTTGCGAAGTGATGTCCTCCAGTTGTCTGATCTGAGTGTGGGCCTGAAGCTGCAAGGTACTGTGCGCAACGTGGTCGACTTCGGAGCGTTTGTGGATATCGGTCTGAAAAATGACGGACTCGTGCACATTTCCCGTTTGAAGAAGGGCTTTGTGAAACATCCACTTGAAGTAGTGACCGTTGGCGATATCGTAGATGTGTGGGTAGTAGAAATTGACGAGAAACGTCAGCGTGTAGGGATGACCATGATCGCGCCAACGGAAGGATAA
- the sigB gene encoding RNA polymerase sigma factor SigB, with amino-acid sequence MTGQSRKQKYSPEELKELIHLYGETKDPAIQEQLVRAYTPLVESLAKKFVRGQVMYEDLVQVGLIGLLASFRRFDPSFERTFESFAIPTIVGEIKRYIRDKTWSVYVPRRVKELSPKIKRVVDELTIKLQRSPQIADIANSLGVTEEAILETLEMGRSYHSLSMDSELEADLDGNTISLLDLVGSTEEGYGAVEQNLMLERALQILDHREKEIIQLTFYQNLSQKQAGDIMGMSQMHISRLQRRALGKLREALKVEQLETAT; translated from the coding sequence ATGACTGGACAATCTCGGAAGCAGAAATATAGTCCAGAGGAGTTGAAGGAGCTCATCCACCTGTATGGTGAAACAAAAGATCCTGCGATACAGGAACAACTGGTGAGGGCCTATACTCCTCTTGTGGAATCGTTAGCGAAGAAGTTTGTTCGCGGACAAGTCATGTATGAAGACCTCGTGCAAGTCGGACTAATCGGCCTGCTTGCTTCCTTTCGTCGGTTCGACCCTAGCTTTGAGCGGACATTTGAGAGCTTTGCGATCCCGACCATTGTTGGGGAGATTAAGCGCTATATTCGGGACAAGACATGGAGTGTCTATGTTCCGCGAAGAGTAAAGGAACTGAGCCCGAAGATCAAACGGGTGGTCGACGAGCTCACGATCAAGCTACAGCGTTCTCCCCAAATTGCGGACATTGCCAACAGCCTCGGCGTTACAGAGGAAGCGATTCTGGAAACCTTGGAGATGGGGCGCAGCTATCATTCTCTCTCTATGGACAGCGAGCTGGAAGCGGATCTGGATGGCAATACCATTTCTTTACTCGACCTAGTGGGGTCGACAGAAGAAGGGTACGGAGCAGTCGAGCAGAATCTGATGCTGGAGCGGGCCCTGCAAATTTTGGATCACCGTGAAAAAGAAATCATACAATTAACTTTTTATCAAAATTTGAGTCAGAAGCAAGCTGGGGACATCATGGGGATGTCGCAGATGCATATTTCCCGCCTTCAGCGCAGGGCGTTGGGCAAGCTGAGAGAAGCATTGAAAGTGGAACAGCTGGAAACCGCGACGTAG
- the rsbW gene encoding anti-sigma B factor RsbW, translating to MGPNRPQADVIQLTLPSKAEYLGVARLTVSGIANRMGFSYEEIEDIKLAVGEACTNVVRHAYKETENPGSIHIQCHVYEDRLVIEVSDQGVGFSNELIAEQLTPIYAGKSIEDLDEGGLGLYLIHTLMDEVETRSESGVVVSMTKYVRQDGVAGNDWTISEAEI from the coding sequence ATGGGTCCAAATCGACCTCAGGCAGACGTGATTCAATTGACTTTGCCAAGCAAGGCGGAGTATTTGGGAGTAGCGCGTCTGACTGTATCCGGTATAGCCAACCGTATGGGCTTTTCTTATGAAGAGATTGAGGATATCAAGCTTGCCGTCGGAGAAGCATGTACGAATGTAGTAAGACATGCATACAAGGAAACAGAGAATCCTGGCTCCATTCATATCCAATGCCACGTTTATGAAGATCGATTGGTGATCGAGGTAAGCGATCAGGGCGTTGGATTTTCAAATGAGCTCATTGCTGAGCAACTGACGCCGATTTATGCAGGGAAAAGCATAGAGGATTTGGATGAGGGCGGGCTCGGGCTCTATCTCATTCACACGCTTATGGATGAGGTGGAGACACGCTCTGAATCAGGGGTAGTAGTCTCCATGACCAAGTATGTTCGGCAGGATGGGGTGGCTGGAAATGACTGGACAATCTCGGAAGCAGAAATATAG
- a CDS encoding anti-sigma factor antagonist (This anti-anti-sigma factor, or anti-sigma factor antagonist, belongs to a family that includes characterized members SpoIIAA, RsbV, RsfA, and RsfB.): MDLLIKTTSLETEHRVVLGGDIDAFTAPKVKETLMSLVNKPDINHITVDLEAVEYMDSTGIGIFIGIMKECIQRNRTFEVHKLSPRVERLFRITGLYDHIAIRKGESE; encoded by the coding sequence ATGGACCTGCTAATTAAGACAACGAGCCTTGAAACTGAGCACCGAGTGGTCCTTGGTGGAGATATTGATGCTTTTACAGCACCGAAAGTTAAGGAAACACTCATGTCACTCGTCAACAAACCGGATATCAATCACATAACGGTTGATTTGGAAGCAGTAGAATACATGGACAGTACCGGAATTGGAATTTTCATCGGGATTATGAAAGAGTGCATCCAACGAAATCGTACATTTGAGGTGCACAAATTGTCTCCGCGTGTGGAAAGGCTATTTCGCATTACTGGCTTATACGATCATATTGCCATCCGCAAAGGAGAGAGCGAGTAA
- a CDS encoding PP2C family protein-serine/threonine phosphatase, with amino-acid sequence MVTRSFQEEYVKILRDYLSAQGEDQLYGAQQLGKWMLSQDISPEEITDLHAQALEQLGEVPEFVRSSFSILTEVMIEYGNEHRSVNSWRNRHQQMESEIAVAKAMQQSLLPSEVPVYPELEIGVVSIAAKQISGDYYDFIEQTEGRFGVAIADITGKGMPAAMCMSMVKYAIDSLGQMELGPEEMLHHLNRIVGRNIDPSMFVTMMFGSYDSKEHCFRYAMAGHEPGFLYRSAEGKFYDLDGRGNALGLCPNSEYEVQEIRLEINDVLILLTDGVTECKNNRYYLQREELVHHLQKEVGESAQKMANGLYNRLLLLSQFDLLDDYTMIVLRRT; translated from the coding sequence ATGGTAACCCGGAGCTTCCAGGAAGAGTATGTAAAAATTCTTCGGGATTACCTGAGTGCTCAAGGGGAGGACCAGCTTTACGGAGCCCAGCAGTTGGGCAAATGGATGCTTTCTCAAGATATTTCGCCAGAAGAAATAACTGATTTGCATGCGCAAGCACTTGAGCAGCTCGGGGAAGTGCCAGAGTTTGTGCGCTCCTCCTTCTCCATTTTGACAGAGGTCATGATTGAATATGGGAACGAGCACCGATCCGTAAACAGCTGGCGCAATAGGCATCAGCAGATGGAATCAGAAATAGCCGTGGCAAAAGCGATGCAGCAATCACTTTTGCCAAGTGAGGTTCCAGTCTATCCAGAACTAGAGATTGGCGTAGTGAGTATTGCAGCGAAACAAATCTCGGGCGACTATTACGACTTCATTGAACAAACCGAAGGTCGTTTCGGCGTCGCCATAGCAGACATTACCGGTAAAGGAATGCCTGCTGCGATGTGTATGTCGATGGTGAAATATGCGATAGACAGCCTTGGACAAATGGAGCTGGGTCCCGAAGAAATGCTGCACCATTTAAACCGAATCGTGGGAAGAAATATTGATCCGAGCATGTTTGTGACGATGATGTTTGGAAGTTACGACTCGAAGGAACACTGTTTCCGTTATGCGATGGCAGGACACGAGCCAGGATTTTTGTACAGGTCGGCCGAAGGGAAGTTTTACGATCTCGATGGGCGAGGGAATGCACTCGGTTTATGCCCAAACAGTGAATATGAGGTTCAGGAGATTCGTTTAGAAATAAATGATGTTCTGATTCTTCTGACGGATGGTGTAACAGAATGCAAAAATAACCGATATTATTTGCAAAGGGAAGAGCTTGTACACCATTTGCAAAAAGAGGTGGGCGAATCTGCCCAAAAGATGGCAAACGGCCTGTACAATAGACTGCTTCTGCTCTCCCAGTTTGACCTGCTGGATGATTACACCATGATTGTACTTCGAAGAACCTAA
- a CDS encoding anti-sigma regulatory factor has translation MVVADYFPETINIEQESDIVTARQVGRNMSKLFGFGTITQSRIATSISELARNIYLYAGTGTITISPIEREGVIGLQITANDSGPGIPDIRQALDDGYSTSGALGAGLPGVRRMMDEFEIHSTLGEGTRVVVVKWSDQAKEE, from the coding sequence TTGGTTGTGGCAGACTATTTTCCTGAGACAATCAATATAGAACAAGAATCAGACATCGTGACGGCGCGGCAAGTGGGGCGAAATATGTCGAAGTTGTTTGGCTTTGGCACGATCACGCAGTCCCGCATTGCCACGTCAATCTCTGAATTGGCTCGCAATATTTATTTGTATGCGGGTACGGGGACGATCACCATTTCGCCGATTGAGCGCGAAGGAGTGATCGGCTTGCAAATAACAGCGAATGACAGCGGTCCAGGGATTCCTGATATTCGCCAGGCGTTAGATGATGGCTATTCGACTTCAGGTGCCCTCGGGGCCGGATTGCCGGGTGTCAGGCGCATGATGGATGAATTTGAGATCCACAGTACCCTGGGAGAAGGAACGCGTGTCGTTGTTGTGAAGTGGAGCGATCAAGCAAAGGAGGAATGA
- a CDS encoding type II toxin-antitoxin system PemK/MazF family toxin, with protein sequence MIVKRGDVFFADLSPVVGSEQGGVRPVLVIQNDIGNRFSPTVIVAAITAQIQKAKLPTHVEIDAKTYGFDRDSVILLEQIRTIDKQRLTDKITHLDDEMMDRVNESLQISLGLIDF encoded by the coding sequence GTGATTGTCAAACGTGGCGATGTGTTTTTCGCGGACCTGTCCCCGGTCGTTGGCTCTGAGCAAGGAGGCGTACGGCCTGTTTTAGTCATTCAAAACGACATTGGAAATCGATTTAGTCCGACGGTCATCGTCGCAGCCATTACGGCGCAGATTCAAAAGGCGAAGCTGCCTACGCATGTGGAAATTGACGCAAAAACTTATGGATTTGATCGTGACTCCGTTATTCTATTGGAACAAATACGAACCATTGACAAACAACGTCTAACTGATAAAATTACGCATCTCGATGACGAGATGATGGATCGGGTTAATGAATCCTTGCAAATCAGTTTAGGACTCATTGATTTTTAA
- a CDS encoding CopG family ribbon-helix-helix protein, giving the protein MVGGGFVLSKSNTKRIMISLPQHLLQEVDGVIQKEKSNRSEFIRQAMHLYLKERKKRTIRETMQKGYMEMAKINLNMASEAFGAEEEADHTLVRLVSGV; this is encoded by the coding sequence ATGGTTGGAGGTGGATTTGTCTTGTCGAAGTCAAACACGAAACGCATCATGATCAGCTTGCCACAACACTTGCTTCAGGAAGTGGATGGCGTTATTCAAAAGGAAAAATCCAATCGCAGCGAGTTTATTCGTCAAGCGATGCATTTGTATTTGAAAGAGCGAAAAAAACGCACAATCCGTGAGACCATGCAAAAAGGGTACATGGAGATGGCGAAGATCAATCTGAATATGGCATCGGAGGCTTTTGGCGCTGAAGAAGAGGCTGACCATACTCTTGTCCGCTTAGTTAGCGGGGTGTGA